The genomic DNA GGAACATGGCGGCGAATGGCCTGCGCCAGCTCCGCGGGCGTGATGCTCATGGCGGTGATGTTGAAGGCATTCCGGTGTAGCAAACGCGCCGGATCGGCCTCCATCAGCGCGATGATCGCCCGCAGCGTATCGGGCATGTACATCATGTCGAGACGCGTATCGGCGCGCAGAAAACACGTATAGCGGCGGTAACGGATGGCGTCATGGAAGATCTCCACCGCATAGTCGGTGGTGCCCCCGCCCGGCGGGGCGACGTAGGAAATAATGCCGGGAAGCCGCAGGCCGCGCGTGTCGACGCCGAAGCGCCGGGCGTAGTAATCACACAAAAGCTCCCCAGTGACTTTGGTGATCCCATAGATCGTCTGCGGCCGCTGGAGCGTATCCTGCGGGGTGCGCTCGCGCGGCGTCGTCGGGCCGAAAACCCCGATGGAGCTCGGGAAGAAAAGCACACAGCGGTTCTGCCGCGCGACCTCCAGGATGCGATAGAGACCGCCCATGTTGACATCCCACGCCACGTGCGGCCAGTCCTCCCCCACGGCCGAAAGGACCCCGGCCAGATGATAGATCGTCCCGATATCGTGACGGCGCACGAGGTCCTGGATCTGGCGAAGCTCGGTGCAGTCGACATGCTCGAAAAGGCCTTGGCCGACGGGCGAGTCCGGGCGCGGCATGCGGATATCCGAGGCCACCACCCGGGCGGGACCCGCGCGCGCTCTCAACGCGGGAACGAGTTCCGAACCGATCTGCCCGAGCGCGCCGGTGACCAGGATCCGCCGGTCATTTAAATCCATGGTAGCCCTCTCATCGACCCCAACGCCAGCCAGCGCCTAAAGTCCCGGCGGCATGAGCGCGAGGCATAAATTATTTC from Pseudomonadota bacterium includes the following:
- a CDS encoding L-threonine 3-dehydrogenase, with product MDLNDRRILVTGALGQIGSELVPALRARAGPARVVASDIRMPRPDSPVGQGLFEHVDCTELRQIQDLVRRHDIGTIYHLAGVLSAVGEDWPHVAWDVNMGGLYRILEVARQNRCVLFFPSSIGVFGPTTPRERTPQDTLQRPQTIYGITKVTGELLCDYYARRFGVDTRGLRLPGIISYVAPPGGGTTDYAVEIFHDAIRYRRYTCFLRADTRLDMMYMPDTLRAIIALMEADPARLLHRNAFNITAMSITPAELAQAIRRHVPEFVIDYRIDPVRQAIADSWPRSLDDSAARAQWGWAPAYDLEAMTADMLERLSERLRNPP